The following proteins are encoded in a genomic region of Drosophila willistoni isolate 14030-0811.24 chromosome 2L unlocalized genomic scaffold, UCI_dwil_1.1 Seg196, whole genome shotgun sequence:
- the LOC6640121 gene encoding dynein light chain Tctex-type protein 2B isoform X2: protein MSRMQMITASVRTTNRMNALLSESMLSRRRALQSAEGEGGAGGGGEGADCKEKPKNDWKFFHTNFNMERAHKIIEDCIEERLLWDRFSRNYDSWRALQLVEGLAAEIRDRVKKLNHRRHRIVCLLSIVEKQNQGIYQRMCHLMDEKRDNFTQMVFERPTYFMIVVLYLVHKD from the exons ATGAGTCGCATGCAAAT GATTACCGCATCCGTGCGAACCACAAATCGTATGAATGCCTTGCTCTCGGAGTCCATGCTAAGTCGACGGCGTGCCCTACAAAGTGCTGAGGGTGAGGGCGGAGCTGGCGGTGGTGGCGAAGGAGCTGACTGCAAGGAGAAACCCAAGAATGATTGGAAATTTTTTCACACCAATTTCAATATGGAACGTGCGCATAAAATCATTGAGGATTGCATCGAAGAGCGTCTGCTGTGGGATCGTTTTAGCCGTAATTATGATTCATGGCGTGCCCTGCAATTGGTTGAAGGTCTGGCGGCCGAGATACGAGATCGGGTCAAGAAGTTAAACCACAGAAG GCATCGCATTGTCTGTCTGCTGTCGATTGTGGAGAAACAGAATCAGGGCATCTATCAGAGGATGTGCCATCTGATGGACGAGAAACGTGATAATTTCACTCAAATGGTTTTCGAGCGTCCCACATATTTTATGATTGTTGTCCTGTATTTGGTCCACAAGGATTGA
- the LOC6640121 gene encoding dynein light chain Tctex-type protein 2B isoform X1, which yields MTTTWGAMKTRITASVRTTNRMNALLSESMLSRRRALQSAEGEGGAGGGGEGADCKEKPKNDWKFFHTNFNMERAHKIIEDCIEERLLWDRFSRNYDSWRALQLVEGLAAEIRDRVKKLNHRRHRIVCLLSIVEKQNQGIYQRMCHLMDEKRDNFTQMVFERPTYFMIVVLYLVHKD from the exons ATGACCACCACTTGGGGCGCTATGAAAACGCG GATTACCGCATCCGTGCGAACCACAAATCGTATGAATGCCTTGCTCTCGGAGTCCATGCTAAGTCGACGGCGTGCCCTACAAAGTGCTGAGGGTGAGGGCGGAGCTGGCGGTGGTGGCGAAGGAGCTGACTGCAAGGAGAAACCCAAGAATGATTGGAAATTTTTTCACACCAATTTCAATATGGAACGTGCGCATAAAATCATTGAGGATTGCATCGAAGAGCGTCTGCTGTGGGATCGTTTTAGCCGTAATTATGATTCATGGCGTGCCCTGCAATTGGTTGAAGGTCTGGCGGCCGAGATACGAGATCGGGTCAAGAAGTTAAACCACAGAAG GCATCGCATTGTCTGTCTGCTGTCGATTGTGGAGAAACAGAATCAGGGCATCTATCAGAGGATGTGCCATCTGATGGACGAGAAACGTGATAATTTCACTCAAATGGTTTTCGAGCGTCCCACATATTTTATGATTGTTGTCCTGTATTTGGTCCACAAGGATTGA
- the LOC6640355 gene encoding uncharacterized protein LOC6640355, translating into MWNSGKCCALGLPKILENESEILTVSELPANTSFNEEEETDLDSIYDELETMKQKLLTLRSKLIITPMDKCQQKMEKEEQEEQEDSVDEMLTPVQQQLNTLRRQNCILRCQLHEMAKHLYATRKDIEEYKALQCQLTQNLQKFCKELKIFDAFKANAIHHFGLCIERWEQHKNSKILAKTFMDMMCKFRISSTGMHRGHVTLNCHQQVRNDAIMELVLIRVLLCHIYETLMDNFNFFARRMSSKMTDDSWNSFLDHGSMYIKSPNNSFISHYSLLRD; encoded by the exons ATGTGGAATTCTGGAAAATGCTGCGCCTTGGGTTTACCCAAAATCCTTGAGAATGAGAGTGAAATACTAACAGTTAGCGAATTGCCAGCAAATACTAGTTTCAATGAAGAAGAGGAAACCGATTTGGATTCCATCTATGATGAACTAGAGACTATGAAACAGAAGTTGCTAACATTACGCAGTAAATTGATAATAACACCAATGGACAAATGTCAACAAAAGATGGAGAaggaggagcaggaggagCAGGAGGACAGCGTAGATGAAATGCTCACACCTGTTCAGCAGCAACTCAATACATTGAGGCGCCAAAATTGTATCCTTAGATGTCAACTACACGAAATGGCTAAGCATCTGTATGCCACACGAAAGGACATCGAGGAGTATAAAGCCTTGCAATGTCAACTCAcacaaaatttgcaaaaattttgcaAAGAATTGAAGATCTTTGATGCCTTTAAAGCAAATGCCATACATCATTTTGGCTTATGCATTGAACGTTGGGAACAGCATAAAAATAGTAAAATCTTGGCGAAAACCTTTATGGATATGATGTGCAAATTTCGTATATCTTCCACGGGAATGCATCGTGGTCATGTGACCCTAAATTGCCATCAGCAAGTACGTAATGATGCGATAATGGAATTAGTATTGATTCGTGTCTTGCTATGCCATATATATGAGACTCTGATggataatttcaatttctttgcCAGGCGTATGAGTTCAAA AATGACTGACGATAGCTGGAACTCCTTTTTGGACCATGGCAGCATGTATATTAAATCACCAAACAATTCTTTTATATCCCATTATTCCCTTTTGCGCGATTAA